Sequence from the Sphingomonas koreensis genome:
CGCTTGACCGGCACCAATATCTTCATTCCGTTTCTCCGACCGCCTCGAGGCCTTGGATTGCATCGCGCGCCATGCGGAAATGGCGGCTCCCCCGTCAATGCGAACGCCGGTTTGATCAGGAGGGTGATGGCGAGGGGGCGAAGCTTGCCGGGGGCAGCCCGGGCCTTCTAGCAGCAGTCGCGCCAAAGGAGTTTCCATGACTGAATCGCCGTCCGTTATCTGGCAGATTGACGAAGGCGTGGCGATCGTGCGGCTGAACCGCCCCGAACGGCTCAATGCCCTGACGCTCGAGATGCTCGATCGCCTTCGCTACACGCTTGACCAAGTCGTGGCCGCGGGCGCGCGCGCGATCCTGGTGACCGGCGAGGGCCGTGCCTTCTGCTCGGGGGCCGATCTCGCGTCGAGCGAGGACGGGCTGACCGAGCGCGACTTGGGCGATGCGGTGCGGGCTCACTATAATCCGTTGACCCAGACCTTTGCCGCGCTGCAGGTGCCAGTCGTGACCGCGGTGAATGGCGCAGCGGCCGGGGCGGGCGTTTCGATCGCGCTTTCGGGCGATATCGTGGTCGCAGCGCGTTCTTCCTATCTGCTGCTCGCCTTCGCCAATATCGGACTGGTGCCCGATGCCGGCGCAACCTGGCTGATCGGCAAGTCGGCGGGACGGCTCAAGCTCCTCGAAATGGCATTGCTCGGCGAACGGTTGAGCGCCGATGCGGCGCTCGATGCCGGGTTGGTGACACGGGTGGCAGACGACGATGCATTGCTGGAGACAGCGATGGCGCTCGCGCGCAAGCTCGCCGCGATGCCGACGGTCGCGCTGGGACTGATCCGCACACAGGCGGCGGTCGCGCTCAGCGGCACGCTCTCCGATCTGCTCGAGGTTGAAGCCGCCCATCAGGGACGCGCCGCCGACACGAGCGATTTCCGCGAAGGGGTCGCCGCTTTCCTCGACAAGCGCAAACCCAGTTTCACGGGGCAATGATCCCCCAATCCCCGGCTACTCAAGGAAATCCATCATGTCTGACGTTCTCATCCTCTCCGGCGTCCGTACCGCGATCGGCGACTTTGGCGGCGCCCTGAAGAACGTGCCCGCGGCGGATCTGGGCGCACTGGTGATCGGCGAGGCGATTGCGCGTGCGGGTATCGCAGCCGATGCGGTCGGGCATGTGGTGATGGGCAATGTGATCCCTTCTACGCCCAGCGACGCCTATCTGGCGCGCGTCGCGGCGGTGCGCGCGGGCGTGCCGGTGGCGGTGCCCGCACTGACCGTGAACCGGCTGTGCGGATCGGGGCTGCAGGCGATCATCTCCGCGGCACAGGGCATTGCCCTTGGTGAATGCGGCGTGGCGGTCGCGGGCGGCGCCGAGAATATGAGCCAGGCGCCGCATTATGTGGCCAGCGCGCGGTTCGGGCAGAAGATGGGCGACATCCAGATGCTCGACGCGCTCACCCGTACGCTGAGCGATCCGTTCGACCAGGTTCATATGGGGGTGACTGCGGAGAATGTCGCGGCGCAATGCGGCATCGATCGGGCGGCGCAGGACGAAGCCGCAGTCGAGAGCCATCGCCGCGGCGCGCGTGCGATCGCCGAGGGACGTTTCCGCGATCAGATCGTACCGGTCGAGATCAAGAGCCGCGGCGGCACCGTGATGTTCGATACCGACGAGCATGTCCGGGCCGAGGTGACGCTGGAGGATATGGCGAGGCTGCGCCCTGCCTTCCAGCGCGACGGAACGGTGACCGCGGGCAACGCTTCGGGAATCAACGATGGTGCTGCGGCGGTGGTGCTGGGCTCGCCCGAGGAAGCGCAGCGGCTTGGGGCCAAGCCGCTCGCACGGATCCTGGGCTGGGGCCATGCCGGGGTGGAGCCCCGGGTGATGGGGCTTGGGCCGGTCGAGGCGGTGCCGATCGCACTGCGGCGCGCGGGCGTGACGCTCGACCGGATCGATGTGATCGAATCCAACGAAGCGTTCGCGGCGCAGGCGTGCGCGGTATCGGCGCAGCTCGGGTTCGATCCCGAAAAGACGAACGTCAACGGATCCGGCATCTCGCTTGGCCACCCGGTCGGCGCAACCGGGGCGATCAATACCGTCAAGCTCCTCTATGAACTCCAGCGATCGGGCGGCCGCCTCGGCCTGGTTACGATGTGCATCGGCGGAGGGCAGGGCATCGCGCTGGTGATCGAGCGACTGGACTGAATTTCGACCGGTCCAGTCCGCTCGCTTGCAGCTCCCCCAGGCCGGCGCATCATCAGCGCCCCTCTAATGCCTTGCGCCCCGCCCGTGACCGGGCGGCCGCGTGCTATGGCTCGGCTGCGCCTTGCCACCGAGCCCCGGCGGGTCTCGGCCATGCGGTGACGCCCGCTGGCGCCAACGCCCTGCGGGCCAGCGGGCGCCGCTTGCGCGGCGGCGTTGTGGGCGGCCCGCCGGCAGCGGGGATGGGCGACCGCTCGCAGCAAAGGCCGGTTCGGGCCGCCGGCAAGCCGGGCCTTGCCCGGCTGCTCCACTTCGTTCCGCCCCCTCGGGTGCCGGCGCCCCTTGGGGAACCGGCCTCCTTGCTCGCTCGCCGCCCACCCCCGCTGCCGGGGGCCATGCTGGTTTTGGGGCGGCGAGGAGGAGACGATGCCCCGCCACCGCCCCGCAGGAGATGGGCCGCGCGCCAGCCTCTATGATGAGGTCACCCAGCGCATCGTCGCCGAACTCGAACAGGGCTGCTTTCCATGGGTTCAGCCATGGGACAGCGCCGCCGCCGCGCCTTCGCTGCCGCGCAATGCGCTGACCGCGCGCTGCTATTCGGGCGTCAATATCCTCACCCTCTGGGCGTCGGGCGTCGCGGGCGGTTTTTCCTCGCAAAGCTGGCTGACCTTCCGTCAGGCCCAGCAGGCCGGAGGCTGTGTGCGCAAGGGCGAGCGCGGGACGGGCGTTGTCTTCGCCGACCGCTTCATTCCCGAAGCCGAGCTGGAACGCGCCACCCGCGACGGCGAGGCCGCCAAGGCCGTGCCGTTCCTCAAGCGCTTTACCGTCTTCAACGTCGCGCAATGCGACGGGCTGCGCCCCGGTCTCGCCGACGATCCTGCGCCGCTGCCGCGCTGCGGGATCGCCCCGGTTGCAGAAGCCGTGATCGACGCGTCGGGCGCCGATTTCCGGGTCGGCGGCGCGCACGCCTTCTATGCGCCGGGCGAGGACTATGTGCAGGTGCCGCCGCACAGTGCCTTCGGCGATCCGATCAACTGGTATCGCACCGCGCTCCACGAACTCACCCACTGGACCGGGCACGGCTCACGCCTCGCGCGCGATCTTTCAGGGCCGTTCGCATCGGCGGCCTATGCACGCGAGGAACTCGTCGCCGAAATGGGCGCGGCCTTTCTCTGCGCCCATATCGGCATCCATCCGAGCGTGCGCCATGCCGACTATATCGGTGCGTGGCTCGCCGTGCTGCGCGCCGACAATCGCGCCATCTTCCGCGCCGCCGCCGCAGCCTCGCGCGCCGCCGACTATCTGCTCGCACTGCACGGCGAGGCCAAGGCGGCAGCGCTCGAAGCGGCGCAAGCGGACAGGATCGCGGCATGATCGCGCTCCCGCCCGACCTGCGCGCCGCGCTGCTGGCCAATGCCCGCGCCACCGCCGCCAACCCCCATCTCGACCCAATGCCGCTGGTCAAGTTCTTCAATCCCATGGGCGCGGCGACATGGCTCGCAAGTGAACTCGATGCGGACGGCGACACGCTGTTCGGGTTGGCCGATCTCGGCTTTGGCTGCCCCGAACTCGGCAGCTTCAGCCTCGCCGAGATCGCCAGCGTGAAGCTCCCCTATGGCCTTACCATTGAGCGCGATCTCAGCTTTACGACCCGGTTCGGCCTCTCGGTCTGGGCCGACTGGTCGCGCCGCGCCGGATCGATCCTCTGGGCGGAGACCCTGCTCCGCCGCGTCGAAATGAGCGTGCCGCCCGGCACCGACCCGCTTCCGCCCCATGCCAACGATCCGGCTCCGCCGGAGCGCAGCAAGGGCGGCTGACGCTGGCGGCCGTCCGCCGCCGAACATGAGCCGGTCCCCGGCAAGCCCGGGACCGGCACCCAAGGAGACGACCGATGAAACTCGACTTCATTGCGCTCGACAGGCTGGCAGTCAGCCCGCTCAACATGCGCCACGGCAAGAAACCGCCCGACATATCGGACATCCTCCCGACCGTACTCAAGCGCGGCATCATCCAGCCGATGATCGTCCGCCCCGAGGGCGGGGAAGGCTGGTTCGGCGTCGTCGCCGGGGCGCGGCGGCTGCACGCCGCGCAACTTGCCGCGCAGCAGACCGGCCATACCGATCCGCTGCCCTGCGCGATCCTTGAAGAAGGCGACGACGCCGACGCCATCGAGGCCTCGCTGATCGAGAATGTCGCGCGCCGCGATCCCGACGAGGTCACTCAATGGGAAAGCTTCGTGAAGCTGGTCAAGCAAGGCCGCGATCCCGAAGCGATCGGCGTGACCTTCGGTATCCCCGAAGCGGGCGTGCGGCGCATCCTTGCCCTTGGCAATCTGCTCCCGCGCATCCGCAACCTCTACCGCGCCGAAGAGATCGACCGTGCCACGATCCGCCACCTGACCATGGCCTCCAAGAAGCAGCAAAGCGCATGGCTTGCGCTGCTCGATGATCCGCACGCCTATGCCCCGACCGGCCATCAGCTCAAGTCATGGCTGCTCGGCGGGCACTCGATCCGGACCAGCCATGCGCTGTTCGCGCTCGACGAGTATAAGGGGCCGATCATCGCCGACCTGTTCGGCGAGGACAGCTATTTCGGGGATAGCGCCGCCTTCTGGACGCTCCAGAACGCGGCCATCGAACGGGTCCGGCAAAGCGCGCTCGATGATGGCTGGCACGAGGTGGTGGTGATGCCGCGCGACACCAGCTTCTATAGCTGGGAGCATGAGAAGACGCCCAAGACCAAGGGCGGGCGCGTCTATGTCGAGGTGCGCGAGAGCGGCGAGGTCGCGATCCATATCGGTTACCTGACGCGCAAGGAAGCGCGCGCCCGCGAACGCGGCGAACCCGCTATGACCGCCGCCAAGCCCGCACGACCCGAGGTCACCAGCACGCTTAACGACTATGTCGATCTCCATCGCCATGCCGCCGTGCGCGCCGCGTTGTCCGCGCATCCCGGCGTCGCGCTGCGCCTGCTCGTGGCGCACGCCATTATCGGCTCGCCGCTGTGGCGCGTGCGGCCCGAACCGCAGGCCAGCGCGAACGAGGCGGTCTGCGCCAGCGTCGCCGCCGCGCGCGGTGAAGCCGTGTTCGGCGAGCAGCGCCGCGCGGTGCTGGCGCTGCTCGATCTCGATCCCGAGCGCTCGACCCTGACCGACGGCAATGGCGACGATGCGGCGCTCGCCGCGCTGTTCGCTCGCCTGCTCGACCTCCCCGACCCGGCGCTGCTCGATGTCGCAGCGGTGGTGATGGGCGAGAGCCTGCACGCCGGAAGCGCCGCCGTCGAGGCAGCCGGGGCAAGGATCGGTGTCACCATGGCCGACTGGTGGCAGGCCGACGACACGCTGTTCGAGCTGATCCGCGACAAGGAGGTCATGCACGGAATCGTCGGCGAGATTGCCGGACCCGCGATCGCGAGCGCCAATATGGACGAGAAGCTCAAGACCCTGAAGCGCATCGCTCGCGACCATCTCGACGGCACCGGCAGCCGCAAACGGTATGAAGGCTGGGTGCCGCGCTGGATGGCGTTCCCGCCCGCCGCCTATACCGCGCGCGGCGGTGTCCGTGCGGTCACCGCCCATGCAACGCTCGCCGGCGCGTGCGCCCCCGAAGCCGGTCCGGCGCTCGCCATCGCTGCCTGACCGGCGCGGCGGCGCGGTCTCCCGCCGCGCCGCCGCACTTTCCTACATCGCCGCGATCTGCTCCAATCGGGCGGTGAAACGGCGTTCCGGCTGGCGGGCCTTCGCGCTCGCGCTCGAATATTGGCTGCTCGCCGCGCTGCTCGCAGGCGCGTTCCTGGCTGGTATCTGGGGCGGCCTGCGCACGCTCATTGACTGACCATCGCCCCCCAAATCGCCGCGCGCAGAAGGCACGAAAGGCTGCGCCGATGGGCGGCTATGAGCAAGCGGACCCGGGACCCCAGGCCCGCGATCGCGCGCCGTGCGAGGGTTCGAACCTCGCGCCGCCCGCGGTCCAGTCCGGGCCTGACGTGCTTGGCTGGCAGCGCCGCGCCTGCCCGAAACCATCGCCCCCGCGCTTATTTCCCCGGCGGGCTGCGCCCGCCTCCTCGCGGCCGCTTCGCTGCAAATAAGCGCCAGAGCTCCGGTCCTCCGCTCGCGCTCCGGCCGTGCCGGTTCGGTCCGCCGCTCGATCCGCTGCCTTGTGCCGCACATCGCCCCGGATGGTCCGCGGGCGAGACGCAAGGAGTATGAACCATGCCTGCAATCGGACACGTCACCCGCACCAGCGACGGCTTCAAGGGCCAGCTCAAGACCATCTCGGTCCGCGCCGAGATCGAGATCGTCGCCAACCGCAGCCGCACCAGCGAGGCGCAGCCCGACTATCGCGTCTTCTGCGGCGGCACCGAGGTCGGCGGCGGCTGGGTTCGCACCGGCGAGCGCTCGGGCAAGGACTATGTCTCGCTCAGCCTCGCCGCGCCCGAGTTCGGGCCGCGCACTCTCTACGCCAATCTCGGCCGCGCCGCAGGGCAGGACGATCCCGATGCGTTCGCGATCATCTGGAACCCGGCCGACTGACCTCGCTCCCGCCCGCGCCGGCAAGCCCGGCGCGGGCGGGGCTCGATTTTTGAGGGGGAGGGTTTTCGAGCCTCCCGCAGAGCAGCGCCGATCCGCATCCCTTGCCGCACCGCGCGGCGCCCCGCCGCGCCAGCCAGCGAGGCAAGGATGCAGGACGAGGATGCGAATGACCGGGCAGCGCGCGCGGCGCGCGGATCGCCCTTTCTCACGCCCCAGCAGGCCGCGCACTTCCTCGGCCTCTCGGTGCGTACGCTCCAGGAATATCGCTCGGCGGGCACCGGGCCGCGCTACCGGCGCCACTCGCGCCATATCCGCTACCATATCGACGACCTCGAGCATTGGTCGCGGCAGGTCGCGGAAGCCGGCGATGCGTAAGCGCAGCCTGCTCGCGCTTGGCGCACTGGTCGCGGGGCTGGGGACGACGCTGGTCTTCGATCCGCCGCCCTTGCTGATATGGAATCCGAGCGCCAGCGCGCCGGTCGGGCTCTACGCCATTCTCCCCGGCGTGCGCCTGAAGCGCGGCGACTTCGCGCTGGCATGGCCGCCGCGCGCTGCGCGCGAACTCGCCGCACGCCGCCACTATTTGCCGCGCAACGTGCCGTTGGTGAAGCGTGTCGCCGCGCTCGATGGCGACCGTATCTGCGCCCGCGGCGTCCGGATCATGGTCGGTCAGCGCATCGTTGCGCGGCGGCACGCAGTCGACGCCCATGACCGCCCGCTGCCCGCCTGGCAGGGCTGCCGCATGCTGACGGACGGCGAGGTCCTGTTGTTGATGCCGCACCCCGACTCGTTCGACGGACGCTATTTCGGGGCGGCGCAGCGCGCGCAGGTGATCGGCAAGGCGGTGCCCCTATGGGTGCGCTAAGCCACGCGATGACCGCGCTGGCGCTGCTCGGCGCACAGGCACTCGCCGAGGATCGCGTGACCCGCTGGGCACCGCTGATCGAGATGGCCGCACGGCGCTGCGGCGTGCCTGCGTCGTGGATCGCGCAGGTGATGCGTGCCGAATCCGGTGGCCGGACGCAGCTGCGCGGGAGCCCGATCGTCTCGCCCAAAGGTGCGATTGGTCTCATGCAGCTGATGCCCGGAACCTGGGCCGAGTTGCGTGCCGCCCATGCGCTCGGCAGCGATCCGCATGATCCCCATGACAATATCGTTGCCGGGGCCTGCTACCTCAAACGGATGCACGATCGGTTCGGCTATCCCGGCTTGTTCGCTGCTTATAATGCGGGGCCGGCGCGCTACGCTGCCTATCTTGCCGGACGCGCGCGACTGCCGCGCGAGACGCGCGACTATCTTGCGCGCGTGTCGGGAACGAGCGCCGCGCCGCCACCTGCGCGCCAGCCTTCCAGTCCGCTCTTCTTCACGCTGGGCCATGCCAATGACACCCCCATATTCGTGCGCCGCACGCCAGCGGAAGCGGCCAGTCGTGCGGATCAAGCGGAGCCCCGAGACGATGCGGGGCGGTTCAAGCGATGATGGCGTTTCGGGTTTCGCGATGGTATTCATTCCTTACCCCGGTCTGGTGACGCGGTAACGCCCACCCACCTCTGAGAAGGGTCTTGGGATGGCCGGGGGACCATTCTTCAAAACTGACCATCGTCAGCGCATGAGCTCATGTGTCGTCTAGCGTGCGGCCGAGGAACGCGATGCCATCGGTCCGAACTTGCGGGCGGGTAGAAGCTGTCTCGGCTCTTCCCATGATGACGGGCGCCGCGGCGGCTGTGCAAGGCCGGCGGCCCCTCCAATTTGCTTCGCAAATCGGTTCCTCCGCCGCCGCTCCGCGGCGCGCCGGCATGCGCCAGCGCGGCCCTGACAGCCGCCGCGCCGCCCGCCCTCAGGCGACCTGTCCTCGTGGTGAGGACGGGATCGCAAGGAGGTTGTCATGGGCATGTTCGAGCAGGTTTCAGCGGCATCGGATCGCGTGATCGAGGCACTGGTTGCGGGGCTCGAAATCGAGTTCGGACGCGGCGCAGGGGAGGCGCTGGCGCAGCGATTTCTGACGGCGGAGGAGGTGGATTTCTGTTGGGAATCCCGCCTCGCGGAACGCTGGCTCGGCTATTACGGACATGGGGAAGACGAGCTGGATATCGAGCTCGATCGGGTGCGGATCGTTGGATTTCTGGATGGCAAATGGTTCGTCGCGACGATGATCGTGGACGGCGATGGCATTGCGCACGGCATGACCGGGCGGCGCGAGTTCATGGCCGAAGGCGAGGCACTGGCTGCATATACGGATGCATGAAGCGGCTGGTTTTCATGGGGACGGTGCCGGGGTGGGCGCCGTCCCTCTTTTTGCCCTTGGCTTGAGCTCGGGGCGTGGAAGGAGTGGGGAGGCGCGGAAGGCAAGATAGAGAAGCTACGGCACCGTTGGTTACCGTAAGCTATTGTCTGCACATCCATATTTCAGGCGCAGAAACGGTGTCGCTTCGCCGTGGCCAGTGCCGGTGATCCGAAAAATGGCGGGATTCTACGGCGTTCGGCGGCACCGATTTCCAACTGCAGGGCATGGACGCATGGTTGGGCTCCCGCTTCCCTTTCCTGGCTCCACACATGCCCAGCGATGATGATTTCGAACCCGAACTTGGCCGCTTGCGGAGCAGGGGCGGGCAGCCGCGCGCGCGCAAATTCCTCTCCCGTGTTCTTGCTGCTGCGAACCTCGCTCGCGGTGGCGGTGCCGCGCGTTCGCGCAGGACCGGTTTTACCGGCAGCCGGATCGGCCGCGGCGCCGGTGTCGGACGCGTCCTTTCCGCGCGTGATCGCTATGCGGCATTCCGGCAACGGCGCGTGATCGTCAAGGCGCGGCTCGTGTTGCTCAAGGGCAAGGGCTTTGATGGCGCCAAGGGACACCTTCGATACGTTGAACGCGATGGTACGACGCGTGAGGGCGGGCGCGGCGAACTCTATGGCGCCGAAAGCGACAAGGCCGATCGTGGCGCCTGGCTCGAGCAGGGAAGGGATGACCGCCATCAGTTCCGCTTCATCGTCAGCCCCGAGGACGGCGGTGAATATGAGGATCTCAAGCCGCTGACGCGGCGGCTGATGGCGCGCATGGAGGAGGATCTCGGGACAAAGCTCGATTGGGTGGCGGTCGACCACTATAACACCGGCCACCCCCACACTCATATTATCCTGCGCGGGAAGGACGAGCGCGGGCAGGATCTGATCATCGCGCGCGACTATATCAGCCATGGCCTGCGCGAGCGGGCGTGCGAACTGGTCGATCTCGATCTTGGCCCGCGCAGCGACAAAGCGATCGAACAGCGCCTCCGTGCCGAGATCGAGCAGCAACGGCTGACCAGCATCGACCGCGTGCTGATCCGAGATGCGGAGGAGAATATCCTGGCCAGTGCGAAGGGGCGCGGTGCGTTCGATCAGACGATCCGCATGGGACGGCTGAAGACGCTCGAACGGCTTGGGCTCGCGAAACAGATTGGTTCGCATTGGCGTCTCGCGCCGGACCTTGCGGATACGCTGCGGCGCATGGGCGAGCGCGACGACATCATCCGCTCGATGCAGCGCGCCTATGCGGCGTGGGGCACTGCGCCAGCGCTTGCCGACCAGGTGATCTACGATCCGGCTGCGCCCGGCGCGCGTCCGCTGGTCGGTCGGATCGTCCATCGTGGGCTGTCCGACGAGATCGCCGATCGACATTACATCATCGTCGAGGCGACCGACGGGCGCTCGCACTATGTCGACATCGGTAAGGGCGAGAATGTCGAGAGCCATGCTCCTGGAGCGATCGTGCGCATATCGCCCGTCGAGGTTGGTATTCGCGGGTCCGATCAGACCGTGGCCGACGTCGCCGCGGCGAACGGCGGTCGCTATTCGATCGATGCGCATCTGCGCCACGATCCTGCGGCGACCGAGGCCTTTGCCGAAGCTCATGCCCGGCGGCTGGAGGCCATGCGTCGGCTGACCCGCAACATCGAACGCGATCCCGACGGAAGCTGGGTCATTGCGAGCGATCATCTCGACCGCGCCACCGCCTATGAAATCGCGCGTGCGAAAGATCAGCCCGTGACCGTCGAAACACTGTCGCCGCTGCCGCTCGAGAAGCTGGTAGGCGCTGAGGCTGCGACGTGGCTCGATCGGGAACTCGTTGTGTCCTCTCCCGAGCCACTGCGTGACGCCGGGTTCGGGCATGATGCGCGCCAGGCCCAGATGCGGCGGCAGCAGTGGCTGGTGGCCGAAGGATTGGCGGAGGAGCGGGGAGGGCAATTTTCCTATTCGAGCGGGATGCTCGCGACGCTTCAGCGGCGCGAGCTGCTGCGTGTCGCGCAGGGCTTGTCGGAAGAGCTGGGATTGCCGTTCGCGGAGCCGAAGGTCGGCGAACGGATTGATGGGATCTATCGGCAATCGGTCGATGCTCTGAGCGGGCGCTACGCGTTGATCGAAAGGTCGCGCGATTTCACACTCGTGCCGTGGCGCCCGGTACTGGATCGCCATGCCGGTAAAGCCGTGTCAGGTATCATGCGCGATACCGGGGTCAGCTGGACACTGGGACGGCAGCGCAGCGGGCCGAGTATTTCTTAGTCTGGCCGTTAACGGCCAGTCTGCTTTCTGACGTTAAAACGAAGGATGGGACGTCGCCCGCTTGTCAGTTTGTGCATAATCCAAGGCCTCGTGCCTTGCATTCCATAAGTACCTTCTCGACGAGGAAGTCGATCAGACGGCAGCATTTGTTCGGCTTGACGCACATTATGGCGTGCCCTCCGCCTCGCTCATTTCCCTGGCTCTACATCTAAGCGGCCAACCTGCTCGCGGCTTTTGAGATCGAGTACCGGGCCGGGGAAACACTCGGGGTCCGCGACGATCGCGCATACATGCCGGCCGACTTCGATGTCGGTCACCCAATCGGGCTGGGCGCGATCGCGCTTGCTTTGGCCGTTGACCATTGAGACGATAATGAGTTCGCGGATCGCAACGCCTTCGCGCTGCTCGCGAGCAAGTCCGCGATACAGCATTCGCTGGGCTGCCTGCATTACCGAGAGCGGCGCCATCTTCGGAATGATGAAATCGGCGGTGCCACCACCGATACCGAGGAAAACCCCATCTGCCGGCAGTCGGGGAATGAAGATTTGGGCGGCAATGAAGTGGCTGACCACGTTGGAGGCGAACAGCGCAGACAGTTCGTTCGGCTGCCACGCGGTAAGCGGACGAATTTCGTTGGGGGCGTTCACAGCGATGATGGCGGCGTCGATCGTGCCGAATGATGACGTTGCGCCAGCCCAAATGGCTTCAGCGCCGGCCTCCGTAGAAATATCGCCGACGATGGCGGCGATACCGGGATCGTCGCCGAACCGGGTCAGCTTGTCCGCAGAGCGGCCCACCGCCACAACACGCCAGCCGCAAGTACGGGCAGCGGCTACGATGCCCTGTCCGACATCACCCGCGGCACCCACGACCAAAATTGTCTTATCAGCCACCTGCCAGCTCCCATTCCAACCACTCCTGTCTATGCGGAGAGGCAACCGGCTTCGAGGCGCCGGGAGGTTTCAGCGCATATGTGCTGAGGCAGTGCGCCTCCTGTGAGTGAACGATGTGCCG
This genomic interval carries:
- a CDS encoding enoyl-CoA hydratase-related protein; protein product: MTESPSVIWQIDEGVAIVRLNRPERLNALTLEMLDRLRYTLDQVVAAGARAILVTGEGRAFCSGADLASSEDGLTERDLGDAVRAHYNPLTQTFAALQVPVVTAVNGAAAGAGVSIALSGDIVVAARSSYLLLAFANIGLVPDAGATWLIGKSAGRLKLLEMALLGERLSADAALDAGLVTRVADDDALLETAMALARKLAAMPTVALGLIRTQAAVALSGTLSDLLEVEAAHQGRAADTSDFREGVAAFLDKRKPSFTGQ
- a CDS encoding S26 family signal peptidase, whose product is MRKRSLLALGALVAGLGTTLVFDPPPLLIWNPSASAPVGLYAILPGVRLKRGDFALAWPPRAARELAARRHYLPRNVPLVKRVAALDGDRICARGVRIMVGQRIVARRHAVDAHDRPLPAWQGCRMLTDGEVLLLMPHPDSFDGRYFGAAQRAQVIGKAVPLWVR
- the bktB gene encoding beta-ketothiolase BktB yields the protein MSDVLILSGVRTAIGDFGGALKNVPAADLGALVIGEAIARAGIAADAVGHVVMGNVIPSTPSDAYLARVAAVRAGVPVAVPALTVNRLCGSGLQAIISAAQGIALGECGVAVAGGAENMSQAPHYVASARFGQKMGDIQMLDALTRTLSDPFDQVHMGVTAENVAAQCGIDRAAQDEAAVESHRRGARAIAEGRFRDQIVPVEIKSRGGTVMFDTDEHVRAEVTLEDMARLRPAFQRDGTVTAGNASGINDGAAAVVLGSPEEAQRLGAKPLARILGWGHAGVEPRVMGLGPVEAVPIALRRAGVTLDRIDVIESNEAFAAQACAVSAQLGFDPEKTNVNGSGISLGHPVGATGAINTVKLLYELQRSGGRLGLVTMCIGGGQGIALVIERLD
- the rlxS gene encoding relaxase/mobilization nuclease RlxS (I built this because a sul1 chimera in AMR looks like the C-terminus.) encodes the protein MPSDDDFEPELGRLRSRGGQPRARKFLSRVLAAANLARGGGAARSRRTGFTGSRIGRGAGVGRVLSARDRYAAFRQRRVIVKARLVLLKGKGFDGAKGHLRYVERDGTTREGGRGELYGAESDKADRGAWLEQGRDDRHQFRFIVSPEDGGEYEDLKPLTRRLMARMEEDLGTKLDWVAVDHYNTGHPHTHIILRGKDERGQDLIIARDYISHGLRERACELVDLDLGPRSDKAIEQRLRAEIEQQRLTSIDRVLIRDAEENILASAKGRGAFDQTIRMGRLKTLERLGLAKQIGSHWRLAPDLADTLRRMGERDDIIRSMQRAYAAWGTAPALADQVIYDPAAPGARPLVGRIVHRGLSDEIADRHYIIVEATDGRSHYVDIGKGENVESHAPGAIVRISPVEVGIRGSDQTVADVAAANGGRYSIDAHLRHDPAATEAFAEAHARRLEAMRRLTRNIERDPDGSWVIASDHLDRATAYEIARAKDQPVTVETLSPLPLEKLVGAEAATWLDRELVVSSPEPLRDAGFGHDARQAQMRRQQWLVAEGLAEERGGQFSYSSGMLATLQRRELLRVAQGLSEELGLPFAEPKVGERIDGIYRQSVDALSGRYALIERSRDFTLVPWRPVLDRHAGKAVSGIMRDTGVSWTLGRQRSGPSIS
- a CDS encoding helix-turn-helix domain-containing protein, giving the protein MQDEDANDRAARAARGSPFLTPQQAAHFLGLSVRTLQEYRSAGTGPRYRRHSRHIRYHIDDLEHWSRQVAEAGDA
- a CDS encoding ParB/RepB/Spo0J family partition protein, which codes for MKLDFIALDRLAVSPLNMRHGKKPPDISDILPTVLKRGIIQPMIVRPEGGEGWFGVVAGARRLHAAQLAAQQTGHTDPLPCAILEEGDDADAIEASLIENVARRDPDEVTQWESFVKLVKQGRDPEAIGVTFGIPEAGVRRILALGNLLPRIRNLYRAEEIDRATIRHLTMASKKQQSAWLALLDDPHAYAPTGHQLKSWLLGGHSIRTSHALFALDEYKGPIIADLFGEDSYFGDSAAFWTLQNAAIERVRQSALDDGWHEVVVMPRDTSFYSWEHEKTPKTKGGRVYVEVRESGEVAIHIGYLTRKEARARERGEPAMTAAKPARPEVTSTLNDYVDLHRHAAVRAALSAHPGVALRLLVAHAIIGSPLWRVRPEPQASANEAVCASVAAARGEAVFGEQRRAVLALLDLDPERSTLTDGNGDDAALAALFARLLDLPDPALLDVAAVVMGESLHAGSAAVEAAGARIGVTMADWWQADDTLFELIRDKEVMHGIVGEIAGPAIASANMDEKLKTLKRIARDHLDGTGSRKRYEGWVPRWMAFPPAAYTARGGVRAVTAHATLAGACAPEAGPALAIAA
- a CDS encoding lytic transglycosylase domain-containing protein translates to MGALSHAMTALALLGAQALAEDRVTRWAPLIEMAARRCGVPASWIAQVMRAESGGRTQLRGSPIVSPKGAIGLMQLMPGTWAELRAAHALGSDPHDPHDNIVAGACYLKRMHDRFGYPGLFAAYNAGPARYAAYLAGRARLPRETRDYLARVSGTSAAPPPARQPSSPLFFTLGHANDTPIFVRRTPAEAASRADQAEPRDDAGRFKR
- a CDS encoding DUF736 domain-containing protein: MPAIGHVTRTSDGFKGQLKTISVRAEIEIVANRSRTSEAQPDYRVFCGGTEVGGGWVRTGERSGKDYVSLSLAAPEFGPRTLYANLGRAAGQDDPDAFAIIWNPAD
- a CDS encoding ArdC family protein, which produces MPRHRPAGDGPRASLYDEVTQRIVAELEQGCFPWVQPWDSAAAAPSLPRNALTARCYSGVNILTLWASGVAGGFSSQSWLTFRQAQQAGGCVRKGERGTGVVFADRFIPEAELERATRDGEAAKAVPFLKRFTVFNVAQCDGLRPGLADDPAPLPRCGIAPVAEAVIDASGADFRVGGAHAFYAPGEDYVQVPPHSAFGDPINWYRTALHELTHWTGHGSRLARDLSGPFASAAYAREELVAEMGAAFLCAHIGIHPSVRHADYIGAWLAVLRADNRAIFRAAAAASRAADYLLALHGEAKAAALEAAQADRIAA
- a CDS encoding DUF2958 domain-containing protein; this translates as MIALPPDLRAALLANARATAANPHLDPMPLVKFFNPMGAATWLASELDADGDTLFGLADLGFGCPELGSFSLAEIASVKLPYGLTIERDLSFTTRFGLSVWADWSRRAGSILWAETLLRRVEMSVPPGTDPLPPHANDPAPPERSKGG